The Catellatospora citrea DNA segment AACAGCATCCACGACAAGGCTCGCGGCAGCATGCGCTACCACGGCGAGTACAACGAAGCGGTGATGCGCCAAACGCTGGACGAGCACCAGGCCATCCACGACGCCATCCTGACCAAGGACCCGGTCGGCGCCGCGGCCGCGATGCGTGCGCACATCACCGGCTCCTGGAGCCGCCGACGTCCTCCGGTCGACTCGGAGGCTTCGGCGTCGGCACGCCGTCAGTCCCGCTGACGGAGGGCTGCGCGTAGGACCGCGCGGGTAAGAGTCGGGCCCGGCCGGCGGGCCGCGGGGTGCCGACAGTTGTCGTCTGTGCACGTGTCGCACCCGTGCCGTGCCAGGCATTGCCGTGAACTCCCTGGTGTACCCGTCTCGATCGGATCGCCGCACGAATTCTGCGATCGGGTCTTGCTATGACGTCATACGTATGATGAGGTTGCGCCCAGAGTGTTTCGCTCGGGTTACTGCACGATGCCGGTCCTCGAACCTGAGGTGCTCGCGTCGTGTCGCCCACCAGCTGTCCCTCGATCAAGGAGCACCAGGTGCCCTCCGGTTCCACCGCCACGAGCGCAGGCCCAGGCCGGCTGGTCCGCAGGAGCACGCCGCGGCCGCTCGACGCGATGGTGGACGCCGGAGTGCTCAGCGTGTCGCACGCCACCGCAAGGCCCGCGCCATGGTGCGGGTTCGCGGTGGCCTGACACCACCGAGACGACGCCGGCCCGCACCCCGCCGCGTGCGGGCCGGCGTCCCACCCGACCGGACTGCAGACCGGCCAGCGCCGATCTTCAAGACGATACGGAGTAACGCAGTGCACGAGCAGGATTCGGTCGGCCCCGCCACGGGCCGTGGTGACCGCGGGCGGTGCCGGTGATCGTCGACGCGCACGTGCAACTGTGGTCGGCGGACAATCCCCGGCTGGCCGCCGCGGAGTACGCCCCCGTCCGGCGTGACTACGGCGTCGGCGACCTGAAGGCGAAGCTGGGCGAGTCGGAGGTCGACGCCTGCGTGCTGGTCGAGGCCGGCGGCGCGACCTCGGCTGACACCACGCGGTGTCTGGAGATCGCGGCCTGGACGCCGTGGGTGGTGGGCGTGGTGGGATGGGCGCCGCTCGCCGACCCCGATCTCGGCGAGATCATCGGCAAACACCGGGCAGAGCCCGGCGGGCAACGACTCGTCGCACTGCACGAGCGGGTGTACGAACTGCCCGAGGACTTCCTCGACCGGCCGACGGTGCGCGCGGGTCTGGCCGCCGTGGCCGAACTCGGGCTCGCGATCGAACTCGCGGTGCGGGCCGAGCAACTGCCTTCGGTGACGCGCCTGGCCCAGGCGATGCCGCACGCGCGGATCGTGCTCCAGCAGGCCGGCTCGCCATGGGTCACCGGCGGCGTCGAAGGCCTGACCGACTGGCAACAGGCGATCGCGCCGGTCGCCGCCTGCGACAACGTCCGGGCGAAGCTCAACGGCCTGGTGACGCTCGCGCACTGGGACCGGTGGTCGGTGGACGACCTGCGGCCGTACGTGGACCATGCCGTGCAGGTGTTCGGTGCCGGGCGGCTCATGTTCGGCTCGGACTGGCCGATGTGCCAGCTGGCGGCGACCTATCCCGAATCGCTGCGGGCGATCGCGTCGCTGCTCGGCGGCCTGCACCGTGACGTCTTCGCGG contains these protein-coding regions:
- a CDS encoding amidohydrolase family protein, which produces MPVIVDAHVQLWSADNPRLAAAEYAPVRRDYGVGDLKAKLGESEVDACVLVEAGGATSADTTRCLEIAAWTPWVVGVVGWAPLADPDLGEIIGKHRAEPGGQRLVALHERVYELPEDFLDRPTVRAGLAAVAELGLAIELAVRAEQLPSVTRLAQAMPHARIVLQQAGSPWVTGGVEGLTDWQQAIAPVAACDNVRAKLNGLVTLAHWDRWSVDDLRPYVDHAVQVFGAGRLMFGSDWPMCQLAATYPESLRAIASLLGGLHRDVFAATAVGAYQLDVSDLPRTS